A single genomic interval of Deltaproteobacteria bacterium harbors:
- a CDS encoding TldD/PmbA family protein, translating to MYSEAYSILKKGNFDFFDIYHEKTEKRHISFKEKDVENIDIGSDEGVGVRGVNGRSTHYIYSQNHSPKEVKEMALSICKQNKISHSKLIYIVKKDSLTTFLPLEDVIGKTKKAMDIAYKISPCITQVKCDYGDVEKQIEIVKSSGKVAKEKLTYATFIIEVIARKNENIQSYRNVISTMAGKKLFEQYNIEELSLKTAQMALSLLSAPPAPRGRLPVVLASQAGGTMTHEAVGHGLEGDLIYEHLSVYSGKIGKKVASTLITLVDDATLPQARGSYLFDDEGTDGQRTTLIEKGTLKNYMTDLMYARLLNVNLSGNGRRQSFRFPPIPRMSNTFILPGKDNPQDIIKSVNNGILVNKMGGGQVNPITGDFVFEIKEGYKIENGEVGELIRGATIAGNGPQVLNEIDMVGNDLGMEVGTCGKGGQLVPVSDGEPTLRIPSLLIGGS from the coding sequence ATGTACAGTGAGGCTTACAGCATCTTAAAAAAGGGCAACTTTGACTTTTTTGACATATACCACGAGAAAACAGAAAAACGGCATATCTCGTTCAAAGAAAAAGATGTGGAAAATATAGATATAGGCTCGGATGAAGGAGTAGGTGTAAGGGGAGTAAATGGCAGATCTACCCATTATATCTACTCTCAAAACCACTCACCTAAGGAAGTAAAGGAAATGGCTCTTTCCATCTGTAAGCAAAACAAAATCAGCCATTCTAAATTGATATACATAGTAAAAAAGGATTCTCTAACCACTTTTTTACCTTTGGAAGATGTTATAGGTAAAACAAAAAAGGCGATGGATATAGCTTACAAAATCAGCCCTTGTATCACTCAGGTAAAGTGTGATTATGGTGATGTAGAAAAACAAATAGAAATTGTTAAATCTTCTGGAAAGGTAGCAAAAGAAAAACTTACCTATGCCACCTTTATCATAGAGGTGATTGCCAGAAAGAATGAAAATATTCAGAGTTATCGCAATGTAATTTCAACTATGGCTGGCAAAAAGCTGTTTGAACAATATAATATTGAAGAGTTGAGTTTAAAGACTGCACAGATGGCACTGAGTCTCCTCTCTGCTCCTCCTGCACCACGAGGACGGTTGCCTGTTGTTTTGGCATCTCAAGCAGGGGGAACAATGACACACGAAGCAGTGGGTCACGGATTGGAAGGAGACCTTATCTATGAACATTTATCTGTATACAGTGGTAAAATAGGCAAAAAGGTAGCTTCTACTCTAATCACGCTTGTTGACGATGCCACATTGCCTCAGGCTCGCGGTTCATATCTCTTTGACGATGAAGGAACAGATGGACAGAGAACAACACTTATAGAGAAAGGCACACTAAAAAACTACATGACAGATCTGATGTATGCAAGATTGTTGAATGTAAATTTATCCGGAAACGGAAGAAGACAATCTTTTCGTTTTCCCCCCATACCTCGTATGTCCAACACATTTATTTTACCGGGGAAAGACAATCCGCAGGATATTATAAAAAGCGTAAACAATGGAATATTGGTAAATAAGATGGGTGGGGGACAGGTAAATCCCATAACAGGAGATTTTGTTTTTGAAATAAAAGAAGGTTACAAAATAGAAAATGGAGAAGTAGGTGAACTCATAAGGGGAGCCACTATCGCTGGAAATGGTCCTCAAGTGCTAAATGAAATAGACATGGTAGGCAACGATTTAGGAATGGAAGTAGGCACCTGCGGTAAAGGTGGACAACTCGTACCTGTTTCAGATGGCGAACCTACGCTGAGAATACCATCCCTCCTCATCGGTGGTTCATGA